The region GAGATTGAGAATGaagaaagtgaaaaaaataatttattaaagaaaaaagatgGTAAAggaaacaattttaataatcgTGGTATGATGAATTTTGTTGATagtgaaaaatatgaaggaaataatattgaagCTGGAGAAAATCAATTAATGTTGTCAGGAAATTATGGAAATGATGAACCAGTTTGTAATGTATTTCCAAATGaagataattataattattataacatAAGTTATAGaaagaaattaaattatgataattttattttatcgaATTCTGTTATTACTAGTTCAGATGTTATATGTATGGTTATTTATACAGGTCGTGATACAAGAGTAAATATGAGTACACAAATAAGTAAAGTAAAAAGAGGAATGATTGATAAAAAGTTGAATTTAATAACagtctttttatttattatattagcATTATTCTCTATGTATATGTGTTCtacaaaattaaacaatttatggtatttaaattttgttcgttttatattattattttcatctgtTATACCAATATCATTAAGTGTCAATTTAAATATCgccaaaatatattacactTTGGTCATACaaaaagataaagaaaTTCAAACaacaattataaaaaatagtgcTATTATCGAAAACTTTGGAAATGttgattatatttttactgaCAAAACAGGAACATTAACTGAAAACGTTATGGTGTTGAAAGTTATTCATATTGGCTTAGATGTTATACATACAGAAACTGAAAAAACTGgattacaaaataatatgagaaataaagtaaaaagaaaatttaataaaaatattttaccatataatattgaaGATATGAATGACGATGATGTAGATACATATTCAATAAATGATCGAAAAGGAAAAggacaaaataatatgatgaGAGGAGACAAATTATCtgcatataattatgatatagAGAACAATcgaatgaataaaaattatatgcaaTCATTaagacaaataaataaagcaaATGCGATGGATCAAATTAATATGAATGATAATGAATATCTTGATTTTGATAGTTATAATGAAACAATGGGTTCTTCACATATGAGAAGGGAAGATGGAATTGAAAGAAATTATGGTGAAGAAGATGATAATATGCTTTTTGGACAATCAAACTTAggattaaataataataatatgatggCATCTCATAAAagaaatgataataataataatgactCTGGTAATCATAATATGAATGGTGATAATTCTGaacaaagaaaaaaaaaagttgaaCAAATGGTTGATGattatttaatgaataaaacAGATCTTTTAgattattataatgataatattgatgatgttgaatttttaaaaaaacataaagtttttcaaacttttttatcatttctTATTTGCAATAATATTAGAACATTGACTAAagaaagtaataataataataaagaaaaaggaaagaaaaaaaaagagcataaagataaagatttccaaaaaaaattttattacatattaaatgttaatagaaaaaagaaaaaaaataataaattaaatgaaaatgatcaAATGATTGAATCAAATACTAATgatgattatatatatgatagtGATAATGTTGAAACAAACAGTTCAGAAGATACAGAAACCTTTTCATATTCAGGTATTAGCTATCAATGTTCATCTCCTGATGAATTAgcctttttaaaatatgcaacAAATTGtggatttattttaaagaaaaaaacggctagtaaaattgaaattaaatataaaaatatcgcATTGGAGTATGacatattattacatataccTTTTTCATCGGAAACAAAAAGAATGAGTGTTTTTGTTAGAAAtgtcaaaaataaaaacatttatttttttattaagggtgctgataatatattaattaaaaaatgccatgaaaaatataaaacttttattttcgAAGAAAGTGATCATTTATCTAGTGTTGGTTTAAGAGTCTTGGTTCATGGATTTTTAAACATTGAAGAACAATTTTTTCACAACTTTTCTGCattatacaataaaaataaggatGTAAAGGGACAGatggaaaaaattttaGACATGGTTGAGAAGAATATCAAAGTTTTAGCTATTACTGGTGTTGAGGACAAACTTCAGGAGGTATGCCCCCTTACactttttacattttttttttttattttctcgCTTTTTACacctttttttcatttaccATTAtgacattattttttttttaatttttttatagggAGTTGAAAAAACAATTGAAATGCTATATAACAGTGGAATTAAAGTGTGGGTACTTACTGGAGATAAAATAGAAACTGCAATTTGTATTTGCAAAAATgctaatataaaaaagaagaaacataatatttatattttccgCCATGAAAATATCAAAAGCACATCTCAATTAATACGAGAATTCAATTCAATTTTAAGTACCATAGATtcttatgttttatttttcgacaatattattatacaaaactgtattaaatatattccgAATGCCTTTGTTGACTTTGTTGCTAATGCAAGAGCAGTGGTAAGTTCATCgatcgaaaaaaaatataaacataatacACATTctaaatcaaataaatatgttaaaataatagtattaGTATGTGTAAacatttttgttaattttggGTATTATGCCCTTTAATTGGCGTATATAtgacttattttttttattccctTTATTGTTGCAGGTTTGCTGTCGATGTAGTCCTATagaaaagaaagaaattGCTTTGATGattaaaacaattaaaaaaaagaaaatattatgcataGGAGATGGAGGAAATGATGTTGCTATGATTCAATCAGCAGATATTGGTATTGGTGTTTTAGGAAAGGAAGGAAAACAAGTTGTTCATGATAGTGATATTATTgtttcaaaatttaaaaatattaaaaaattaattcttTACTATGGAAATAATACCTTTTTACAAACATCCTCCTTATGCTCCTTTTTAATCCATAGAGGATTTATATTAACGTATCTACAGTTTATTTAcagttatatatttttcagtATCCCTGTTGCTATTTTTCAAGTAagcattattatatatacacgcATAAATTGTAATTAGCTggatttaatatatacattgaTAAATCCCcgctttatttataataattcaaatgCCCCTTTCACACACACATACATATGTGATTTCtcatttttctctttttgtAGGGATGGTTACAAATCGGTTATACAACGTATTACACAACAACACCATTTTTGTCATTGCTGTTGGATGTTaagataaagaaaaatttaatatacttatatccagagatatacaaaaataagaaaCACAAGAGAAAGTTAGATTTGAAAtcgttttttattattgtatgGATGTCCATTTATCAGGtactttatttaatttataagaAGTGAAACAATATAGAGAAACTTTACCCCCATATACCAAAAATACAATgctgtatttatatatttttaatcatataatttttttttctttcttttttaataggGTACTGTTGTTATGTTAGGGGCATTAAAACTCTTTAACGATAATTATAACaatttgataaatatatcattttcttctcTAATTCTTTTGGAAATCATGAATATACATTTGGAAGCTGAGTCATGGTAAATATGCAAAAACaacaaagaaataaaaaacaatttataaaacattaAGTGTTTAACACGTGAATTATTAAACCATTCTATATATACCAAatgcattttttcatttcctaattttttatttttttttttttgtaggCACCCATTAATGATATCAGCAAACATTTGCTCTTTTATTATGTACATTTTTTCCATGTTTATCCTGAGAAATTATTTCGACATTATTCAGATTATGTCGTTTGTATTTTGGTATAAAGTTATcttaattgttttatttgctTGGCtaccattttatataattaaaaaagttaaaaatattataacaccatcacaattttttaagctagcttaataaaaaattaaaatagccaaataaaaaaaccaaaaaaaaaaaaaaaaaaaaaaaaatatgaaattgTATTACACTTTTGTGCTGTGAGattatgcatatgtaatatatttttgcttttttttatgaatgttaataaaataaaaatgttctTTCAATACGTTTTAAAacctataaaaaaaaaaaaataaataatataatgtgTGCATTGTTAATATTCGCAACTGAtcattttccttttttgcTACGTTAAACTTGTTATTATGTATAGTACATAGTTATGTAcgaatgttttaaaaaaatattatatatgtggtTACTATAATCAATTCCCTAAAGGGGCAGTTCAAATAGGTGCTAAAGGCTTTTATGAGTAAGCATAGCATTGTCGGAAGATTATCTAATGTTAAGAATAAAttagtatatttatatatgtatgttcataaatattaaggtgtacatatttatatacatgcaCAAGTAaggtttttttaattatttttttatatttgtatttttacttAATGCTCTTTCTGTTCGGTCACGATATAATGGTATACATTCCCGAGCATGGtgataattaaaatttttgagGTAGGTTGTATTTttgtgaaataaaattgttgcATATGCAGCctaaaaagaaaacaatACAATTTGCATGtataaatgtgtatatatacattgtcataataatatttgcatttgtaagtatatatatggatatCCTTACCgcaatatatttgttgATATCGTTTTCacatataaacatattttctCCAGTCCAAGGATaagaatttttatatttttttaaaaaatatttttgtttttgattttttaaaagaaatttaTGTCTTTTATACATACGAACTATTGTTCTAGCATCTTGGtcatatgtataaaaattattggaTATGCAGTTTATGAGAATATGTCGAccttttaataaatgatatatatcttTTCTTTTACCTACTCTTATTACATGATTTTTAGTAAAATTCTCCCAAACATTTTCTTGTCttatacatttataatctctcattaaaaatttattatttttatcatataatggataacatgtttttttaatatttctatcatattctatttttttaattaattttttataaactttcttaaattgtttattcTTTTGCAAAAGTACATTACTATTCCATTTGCTTGTAtcccaattttttttggctATCTCATCTTTGACCTTCATTTTTCCATGATCAATTTCACTTTCCCCAGTTTCGATGTCGCTCAAAGCTTTTTCCATTTCCTTTTCTTcgtcatatatatatacaggtttatgcaaataaaatgaGTAACTTATATAATCTTTGTCATCTTGTTCCTCTTCTTCATCAAATAAGCTACCATCTGCATATTCGGACGATTCATCACTATTTTCagttttatcattttctgtAAAATTTATAGACTCTCTATCAGATTTGCTGATTGAACTTTTATCAATTTCATTCAAAGCATCAAATGGATCCGCACCACttgaatatttaattgaTTCTATTTGATCTAGATCATCGATTTGTGAAATTATATCATTCTCAATGCTGTTATGAAGGGGATccaatatattatcatatgcATTGTCGTTGACTAGATATTCATCCTTCGCCTTTTCGTctgaatatttttcataattttcttcCTCTTCTATTCCAGCATGCGctcttttttcattttcataatttggGATGATCGACAAGCTGTCGCTTGTTTTAGAAATGGTAGTTATATTTTGGGGATATTCCCCTTTTTGCTCCTGATCAAAGCTCATATGTTCTttgctttttattttttgattatttaaatataatgccttaaaattattattataaaaagtgTTAATAAACTTATTCAAAGGATGGATATTAAATTCAGGCATATAATAGTTAGTATGTATTGTAAACTCTTTATAAATGCTATGATTAATTTCGagagaattttttttaatatatttttcatatgttATAGAATCATTATTAAGTAAAGGtttgttatttataaattttatgatcaagttatataaattaattgtTTCTGATTCATTTGAATAAttgttaaaattatttttatgtatatttttttcgaaatatttatttaacaaATGTTTGAagcctttttttttgtctttccCACTAGGCCCTTTTgttttacttattttttcagTAACATCAGAATTTTCAAAACCATCAAAACCTTCAAAATTTGGAATTTCTATGGTCTCCTTTTCCGCCTGTTCGTTATAGTGTgtgtttttcttttttttattttttggctTTAGCAAAGTTGCAACGTTATATATAGTTCTACCTGACCAAGCGGCGCAATTAGCCATGCGGATTTCTTCTGCAAGTCTCCGTTTCAACCCTTTTGCATGACTAACTAAATTTGAAACGTCATTTTTCTCATCAATGTCAATATCACTATCGACATAATTTTgggttttaaaaaagttgtctatttcttcatcttttatattattttctaaatcATCTTCAAACTTGATATAgaataattcatttaagttattcttattttgtttgattttatttttccatatttgtCTTGTCTTAACCCCTTTAgtacttattttattataataatcatTTCGATTATCATTTAGTTTgcttatattctttttggTCTtagttctttttttatatggccctttaattatttcttctaaactttgttttttttgattacTCTCATTTATATTACCACTATTTTTAGCATTATTGgggataatattttttgattttttttgtgtacTTAACGAGTTAGTATTTTCACCAAAAGTCTGACcccattttattatgcgttttttttcttttttttttaattgctTTTCTAATTTTGCTAAGGTAGTTAAATTAATAGTTCGTTCAGCACCCCAAACATTATGGATTGTGTTGAAATAGTTTGAtggatataaattaaaatgaaaagaaatattttttaactcagatatataaaaaatcgatcctaaaaatgaaaatggaTTTACATAATATCCTCTAAATCGTAATATGTCAAGCAAATTGTTTGaatcttttatataataataattataaagtaTTTCGttaattgttttatattcattacattgtaaaaattggaaaaaCTTGTCatctatttttaaataatttaaatagttTAAAGTTTTGAAAAACAACGAAGGAAAATATTGTAacgaaaatatatacattactTTTATTGCTTGGTATACTGAAAATACAAGacaagaaaatataaaatatgtatatttatttgtctGTATAATATTCTGAACATATTTAACTTTGTGTATTTTATTCTCCTTtatagttatatataaatttttatttttattttttatataactatttttaaatcgCAATAAGAAACAATTTAAATTGCTATTAAATTCGAAAtgcacatttttatttaaattataatttaacaACGTACTTTCATCTTGatctttttttctaatcTCTGCTGAAATACTGGCATTGTTGAGGTTTAAATATGAtgtatcattatatatgcatagccaagtttttttttttttactttttttatcgcTTCTATATGGTTTATTATTCAAAACTAAGAGGGGGTCATATATTTCGAGATTATTATGCCATTCAAATATGCGTcctaaattattatgatgcccatatttatgtttgatcatattaaaattattgttatCAATAACATTATCATCATTTGGGTAATAGTGAGTATTCtcctttttattactttttaaataaaaataatcatttaatttatgatagaaatttaaataaattttacatatatcaTGAAATAAAGAATCGTTTATTTCTGTCTGATTCATATTATCTACACATCtattaatataacaatTTGGTTTACCTTTTGTaactaattttaatttaattaaatttttttttatatattttttaaaattattatatgaatcggttttatataattttatattatatacagtATCTGATTTATATGAATCAACATCTGTagacatatacatatattcatCAGTCTcatgtaaatttttatttcctttattatttttagagccatatataaaattatcaataattttaatatactcatttgtatttttgGGAGAAATATGCCTACTTTCCCTACATCTgtcttttattaatttgcatagtttataatttaatggAACATTTGaaagtaaatattttaatctattatataatttggaTTGACAAAAGGGTATCCATTCAAAAtcgtaaaatatataacgtgttttattttctacattttctatatttttctcaGTTTTAAGATGGTCTtgattattatcatttatagaATGGCTAGCAATATGGTTAGTCATATAATTGTTTGAattgtttataaataacGATTTTGCAATATTTCGATTCCACACAAAGTTATGtggaaatttatttatattataacattctcttatatttgatatatcttcatttgaattttttcttatatatcgtatatatgaaaaataatttaaaaactctttttttgaatcattattatatttttcatatttttttcttcgtttttttttacccGTTTCTGgtattacattatttttatttggacTCCTTAGATTGTCTTTGCCCAAATTTATATTCCCATTTTTTAGCTGgtcatataaattatctatattttttattaaaaaaatattcttgttattattcaaaaaatcatatatcATAATAGATTGATAAAACTGTTCTAACTTTAAGagatactttttttttttttttttaaatttcgtattttttattaatgtgCCTTTCCTTTCCCCTTTTCTAAGtctataatttaaaagttCTTCATTACTcatcttaaaaaaaagaacttTGTTAAAATGATGTTCGTTCCACTCCATTTTGggattatataaacattttgtaaaattaataaaatttttttgatatttcAATATGTTTATAGGTTTTACCcttatatcattatatatacatttggttctatttgtttttaaattaaaaagttgagaaaaatgtttatgaTCACTAATATTGTTGGAGGTCTCTACTAATTTGTGgttttcttttttgaaagaatttttttttctacacTTTTTAGTATGGCTAGCTGGAAAATAAATCGAACAATTGGCTAGCtggattttatttttctcattTTTCATGTTTGATAACTTTTTTTGGCTAACTAATTGGAACTCTACATTTAAGATATGGcgaaataattttacataGTCCAGCacattatatttgtttaaaaGTTTGtctacttttttttcttccattgtattgtctttttttatagagtaaaaaaatagtatgtCGTAAATAAGTTTTGCTATTTTCTCgttaataaatacatttttagaattaatttgatttccttttttcaaattagAACAAAATTtccaataatataaaagaaatatataatgtgtattttttattttttttttcatttttttataaaatttcaaaaaatttaatggaaaataattaataaccttataatttattgtatCTTCAAAATCATTTAgtatatgaaaattatcatgttcattttgtaagcatttattttttaccatctttattttatattctttgcaatttgttatttcttttaacacattatagtataaaattttactaTGCTTATTGTTCATCTTTTCTACCACCTTTTTAATAGCATTTATTGTCccattatgtaaaaaataatatttatttaggTTTATAGATTTTGATCCATATTTAAACAGGTGTGGCATTTCTTTTCTTGTATTATTAAGCACATGTAATTGTGAAATATATGTTGGGAAATACTtcattactttttttttcaaacaaattgttctatttatatattcattattttttttttcaacttgTTTTGTAGCAATGATTAGGATTTGagttttttcaaaattgtCTTTGctcataaaattatattttttataataatttgataaataattgtcataattattttgtattaattCCATTGTTCtcttaaaatttatataaaaaaaattcatatttaatatagcAATATTATGTACTATGCCATAAACTGGAGGGAATATAAATGCATGAGTATTGTCTATCTGCTTATATTGttgtttcattttattgtttagcttatttaataagtatttattttgtttgttaatttcattttttatacattttatcccttttaaattttcaaacaAATAAGACAAATGGTAGTTACCATATTTTATAGCATTGTATGAATATAATGTAGAATTTTCTAAATATGTTGATACATCCAttgttaaaaattgtatatcatcaaaatatatcactggttttaattttattaagttatctttttcattttgaatatttttttttccatacaTGTCCAAATAAAGTTTAGACACATCTTTATAACTTCcatacaaatttataaaaatcttTAAAATAGTAGAAaccattttaatattataaataagtttttttttttttttaatatatttatttctataaaatgaattgaaattatttttagtaatattttttttttgctgtactataaataaaaaatatttgtgcatattaataatatagctAGCAcaatttgtataaatattaacaacATTATTTATCTGATAATACAACAAATATAGctgatatatattatctaCCCTttctattaaaaatttaaaaaaactaaaaatGCTTTCAATTTGAAAGGAATACAAACCTAATAGGTTATGttcaaatattaaataaattaaatatgccTTTTCATAAtcttgtttatttattaaatatgtgtaATCTATTTTTGGGtcgtttttttcttctattCCTATATTTACTTTATTCGCATTACTTATtagtttataaatatttttcaaattctttttaccaattttattttcctttataAAGTTGGTAGCTTCATCGTGGGGAATTCCATTAAAATGGTTGTCTATATCCtgtgtgttttttttttttttcaaaattttgtCATCTTCATTTTGTGTTGCtactgtttttttttcccttttCTTTCCCCTTCTTTTCTTTCCTTTTGAATTTGTGAGATCTTCTAACAAAATCGTATCATTCAATTGCTCATTAGTAATCGAAATATTCAGTGGCTGGTTTGAATCATCAGGCACTGTAATTACACCATTTCTACTTAGCATTGGTGTGTCTAATATTTCAATTATTTCACTACCACTGTTTTTAGAGATAAAAGCATTGGGGCTTTTGCTCTCAACAATTTCCATGTCTTCATAAAATTGTTGcaaaaaaagagaataagtatttttatttttatttttaaataattcacAAAGGACTTCCCATTTTGGGCTTCTTTTCTTACTTAACAAAAACAAGTTATCATTCTctatttgatttattaaattacaaaaacaaatggtttgcatatttatagaaaaataattgaaagGATGAGGATAATAATtagctaaaaaaaaaggaaatatttttgttttgatCTGTTCAACCCTTTCTAGATCTTTAgagggttcagggttttTAGAATCTGTGCAGTATATTTCTTCGAAACTTTTACCACTTTCCATAATGcaaaattttgtaaaaacaaaattttttttattttttttattatttatttggtttaaatttgtaaaagaattatatttaattatataatttttatataattcatcATTGATCATTtgattaattaataatttttgtgaatgaatacttttttcttttttaagatattttttagggaatttttttatgaatagctttttataaatgctttgttcaaaatttttaccctcattatgatatatttcatCAGATAAATTAACATCACAATCTGATAAAgaaatttctttatttataaaatttttatatgtatcaACGGTaagacattttttataattaaaatacaaatttatgATTTTAGGGACTGAAACATAGTAGGATATAgtattttcttttgtagatttaaaatatatttctcgtatttttaatctatttaatttttttttcatttttttgtcttgattttttttcccaTCTAACAAGATTGAACTAGTGTCTATTTTATTCCCATAACTCACTAAATCATAAATACAATCATCGGTATAATTATCATCATAAAAATCATCAagga is a window of Plasmodium vinckei vinckei genome assembly, chromosome: PVVCY_14 DNA encoding:
- a CDS encoding phospholipid-transporting ATPase, putative, translated to MIDDEELKKIRFTLSKKWGRIKYFFSCLIYKLFSNFYNKKNKKKDRYINIHGRTYPNFFCDNKLRSTKYSILTFIPLFLFYQFADFLNLFYLCVSLLQIIPIFNTGYVFTFVAPLIFIIFISLINEVVDDLKRFVKDLDVNNEIYHTLLQNGNFKKTYSKDIKVGDIILIKSKQRVPADCILLRNLSKDEENAIKIEEKKSFISFRSNKNNNVYNKKKKKNYYHFNQKFDNALIDDKYNESNNNYSEASNHLLFSENEKSPNGMKEGNNYLLKDSTEGSNKVGNANDDNEKKKLKKKKKKKLRKNGIKKKKNDSKLLFNNNASNETENYTYVKTDKIDGETDWKIKYPISVFQNLKRLKDFFSIDILFILEHPKNDIYKIEASFVMFKYNQYGEFKTVENNNMGNNINELSMSKLNDMTNIPNMLNNNNQYGSNSFYALKDNEMHTNNLNRQADEYEEDDEEDDDDDEEYEEDDEEDEDEEEEIENEESEKNNLLKKKDGKGNNFNNRGMMNFVDSEKYEGNNIEAGENQLMLSGNYGNDEPVCNVFPNEDNYNYYNISYRKKLNYDNFILSNSVITSSDVICMVIYTGRDTRVNMSTQISKVKRGMIDKKLNLITVFLFIILALFSMYMCSTKLNNLWYLNFVRFILLFSSVIPISLSVNLNIAKIYYTLVIQKDKEIQTTIIKNSAIIENFGNVDYIFTDKTGTLTENVMVLKVIHIGLDVIHTETEKTGLQNNMRNKVKRKFNKNILPYNIEDMNDDDVDTYSINDRKGKGQNNMMRGDKLSAYNYDIENNRMNKNYMQSLRQINKANAMDQINMNDNEYLDFDSYNETMGSSHMRREDGIERNYGEEDDNMLFGQSNLGLNNNNMMASHKRNDNNNNDSGNHNMNGDNSEQRKKKVEQMVDDYLMNKTDLLDYYNDNIDDVEFLKKHKVFQTFLSFLICNNIRTLTKESNNNNKEKGKKKKEHKDKDFQKKFYYILNVNRKKKKNNKLNENDQMIESNTNDDYIYDSDNVETNSSEDTETFSYSGISYQCSSPDELAFLKYATNCGFILKKKTASKIEIKYKNIALEYDILLHIPFSSETKRMSVFVRNVKNKNIYFFIKGADNILIKKCHEKYKTFIFEESDHLSSVGLRVLVHGFLNIEEQFFHNFSALYNKNKDVKGQMEKILDMVEKNIKVLAITGVEDKLQEGVEKTIEMLYNSGIKVWVLTGDKIETAICICKNANIKKKKHNIYIFRHENIKSTSQLIREFNSILSTIDSYVLFFDNIIIQNCIKYIPNAFVDFVANARAVVCCRCSPIEKKEIALMIKTIKKKKILCIGDGGNDVAMIQSADIGIGVLGKEGKQVVHDSDIIVSKFKNIKKLILYYGNNTFLQTSSLCSFLIHRGFILTYLQFIYSYIFFSIPVAIFQGWLQIGYTTYYTTTPFLSLLLDVKIKKNLIYLYPEIYKNKKHKRKVLLLC